From Bradyrhizobium sp. sBnM-33:
TCGGCGGCACGCTGGCGGACTCGCTCACCTGCAATGCTGTGGTGAAATCCTTCGGTGCGGAGGCGCGCGAGGATGCTCGGCTTAACGGTGTCATCAGCCGCTGGCGGGCGCGGCTACTGCGCACCTGGCGGCGCTACAACGCCACCGGCACAGTGCAGCTCATGATGTTGTTGTGCTTTCGCGCTTCCGTGATCGGCGGCGCCATTCTGCTGTGGATTGACGGGCGCGCCTCGCCGGGCGACGTCACCTATGTGCTGACGAGCTACTATATCATCCACGGCTATTTACGCGACGTCGGCATGCACATCAACAATCTGCAGCATTCAGTGAACGACATGGAAGAGCTTGTCACCATCCATGGCGAGCCGATCGGCATTGTCGATGCGCCCGACGCCAAGCCGATCGACATTCAGGGCGGTAGGATCACGTTCAACGACGTGACTTTCCTTTATGTCGGGCATCACGCGCCGCTCTACGACGGATTGTCGATCGACATTCGCGCCGGCGAGCGCATCGGTCTGGTCGGCCGTTCCGGCTCCGGGAAGACCACGTTCGTCAAGCTGGTGCAACGGCTCTACGACGTCTCCGGCGGCCGTATCCTTATCGACGGCCAGGATATCGCGAGAGCGACGCAGCAATCGCTGCGGAGCCAAATCGCGATCGTGCAACAGGAGCCGATCCTGTTTCACCGCTCGCTGGCGGAGAACATCGCCTATGGCCGGCCCGGCGCCAGCATGGCGGCGATCGAGCAGGCGGCGCGGCTCGCCAACGCGCATGACTTCATCCTGCGACTGCCGAAAGGCTACGGCACGCTGGTCGGCGAGCGCGGCGTCAAGCTGTCGGGCGGCGAGCGGCAGCGCGTCGCGCTGGCGCGCGCGTTCCTGGCGGACGCGCCGGTGCTGATCCTGGACGAGGCAACCTCGAGCCTTGATTCCGAGTCAGAGGGCCTGATCCAGCAGGCGATGGAGCGGCTGATGAAAGGGCGCACCTCGATCGTGATCGCGCACCGGCTGTCGACGGTGCGCAGCCTCGACCGCATCCTGGTGTTCGACCGCGGCGAGATCGTCGAGCAGGGCACGCACGCGGCGCTGACGGCGCGTCCCGGCGGCATCTATCGCGGGCTGTTCGAGCTGCAGGCCATCGAGTGCGGTCAGATCTCGGCGGCAGGCCAGACTAAAGCATGGCTGGCCGCATCCCCGCAGCCTTAGCGCTATTTAGCTTGGCTGCAGCTGATCGGCATCGCGCAGGTCAACACTCCGGCATCGCATCGGTATTCACCGCGAAGGTGTAGGATTGTCTTGAGGGAGAGCGTCTCTCTAAAGCGGAATAGGGCGAATGTCGAAAGGACGATGAGTTTTCGGCCTTTTGCTGGCGAGTGTTATGACCAAAGCGAAAAGAAACTATTCGCTCATCGTCAAGCCCGATGTGAATGTCCTGTGGGATAGTATTGTCAGTGATGACCAAAGCTGTTTTCGATTTTTGTGCGACTGTTTCGGAACAGCGAATTGGTCAAGATCCCGTCTGGCGACCTTGAATTGCGCCAATTGGATAAGGACTTTGAGTGGCGGATCTGGTGTTCAGGCGCTGACTACGAGAAATTTTGCAAGACAAGATTGTCGTCAAGTTAAAGCCAGGGGACCTCGTCGTCCTTTGGTCATCATCCCTAAGCAGACGTGCAAGTTTGCCTCAAGAGGTCACCTTCGTCATTTGACGGCCTGTATTGTCGTGTTCAGCCATGTCCAGTTGAGGACGTTATGTCCGCGACTCGACACTAACGCTTAAGTATTCTCCGCTTCGGAGCGAAGTGCATGGATTTGTTCCTTTTCAAGCAGGGCCTGCTCAACGTTTTGGGTGGCACGCTGATTGCTGGGAGAGGGTGAAGGATCTGTTGCGACCATGCCGGTCCCGCAGCTGCCCGCCTACGGATAAAAATGAAGCTTGCTCGACTGATCCAAATCCACGCCATGGAGGCTGCACTGTTGAGTGCGGCTTCATCAAGTGAAGCTTTGCCGCTTCCATCACGGGTTCCGCTGTCGTTGATCGCGCTGGATACCTCTCAACACTGGCTGGCTTTGAGTAGCATTCAACCCGGTTACTCCCGAGCGAATGCAAATCAGTGTGACCGGGTTAAGTCGCGATGTGGTGTGGCGCATACGGCGAGAACTCCCCAACCTACAGCATGGAGTAGCTGAATATGGCACATTGGTCTGCTTCGGTGCTCGCAGACGCTTGCAAACCGGGCGATTGGGATGGGCAACCACCTGCAGTCGCATCAATTCGCTCCAGCATCCTTGTTGGCAGCGGTACGCTAGCTATCAGGTGTGCTCAGCTAGTAAGTAGGATGGGTCATGTCGTCTGCGCGGCGCTGTGTGCCGACGCCATATTCCGGGACTGGGCTTCTCGCGCCAATATCTTGTGTGTAGACAGTGTTGAAGAGCTCTCCGTGTTGATGAATGCCGACCCGGTAGACTGGATATTTTCCGTAGGAAATCCATTCATACTGCCACCGGATGTGTTTGCCCGAGTCCGTCAAGGCGCTTTCAATCACCAAGACGGCCCGTTGCCACGATATGCGGGAGCTCATTCGATGTCTTGGGCGCGGCTGGCACAAGAGACCGACTATGCCATCGGGTGGTATCGTATCAATGATGGTGTTAATAGGGGTGAGTTGGTGGTTGAGCGCCAACTTTCTATTGCGCCAACCGATACGGCGTTGACCCTGAACCTCAAATGTCATGAAGCCGCTGTCGAAGGCTTCCGCGAGCTTCTAGCTGGCTTAACGAATGGAGAGCTCCATGCTGGTTCGCAAGCGCCAGTGGACGGAAGCGTTTCTCCGAGGCGTCGACGCCCAGATGCTGCGGGCTATCTGCGATGGAATCGCTCCGCGCAAGATCTCTCAAGGATCACACGCGCCTTAAACTATGGACGGTATCATTCCAATCCGTTGTGTCTGCCGAAGGTGCACCTAGGGGATGATGTTGTCGCAGTCAGGCGCTTGAAGGTATCTGCTGGACGCTGCGGCCTTCCGGCAGGGTCCCTGGTTGAAATCCACCGCAGCAACTGGCGTGTGGCGACAGGGACAGAGGATGTTGATGTTTGGTTTGGCAGCTCAGACGGTCTGACTCTGAATGCACGGACACTCGCGAGGCAGTCCGCTCTGAATGTAGGCGATCGCCTCCCGATTTTGAGCGATGAGGAGGCGTAGAGCATAACTGTTGCCCATGGAATGTTGGCGCCTCGGGAGAACTTTTGGCGGCAGCGGCTTGAGCAGTTTAAGGAATTGCAGAGTCCGTTTCTGTCGTCTTCGGAAACTGCGGCTCCGCCCAGATGGCAGTCGAGTTCCTGGCTCATTCCAAGTGCCTTGGCCGAGTTGTCGCCATTTGATCGTACTGAGTACTTGCTGAGTGCTTGGCTGATCTATCTCGCTCGCATCACGGGAGAATCAGAGCTTCAACTAGGGTGGACTCCCGCACCGAATGGATCGCGAGCCGGGATGAGGGCGGTAGAGGTGCTTGTCGCCTCTGTCGTGCCGATGCAAATGACCATCGATCTCGGTCGTGATTTTGCAGGCGTATGCAGGGCGGTCGCGGCCGAATGCGCGGATCTGAGAGAGCACGATAGTTTTCCGCGGGATCTTATCGCGCGCTCTCCGACGTTGCGGGGCAAGGAGGCGCTACAATCGCGCCGACCCTGGCCGATTGGCGTGACGCTCACCGCAAATAGCTGTTCTGCCGCTGGTGATCAAGATTCGAGCCCGAGTGCTGAGACAGCCCTATCCGGTGATTTGTTGACGTTTGAAGTTTGCGCTCTCAATGGGAGCTTTCGGTGGCACTTTGATGCCAGTCGCTTGGCGCCCAAGCAGATCGACCGTATGACGCAGCATTTGCAAAACTTGTTGTGTGCTGTGATAGCCGATGCGCAGCAGCCGGTCGCACGGGTTGAGCTGCTGTCATCCGAGGAGCGCGCATACCTCTTGGAGGAGCTGAACCGGACCGCGGCGCCCTATCCGTCGGAGCGGTGCATCCATGAGCTGTTTGAGGCGCAGGTGCGCCAGGCGCCGGATGCGATGGCGGTGACCTATGCGGACGAGCACTTAAGCTATGGCGAGCTCAATGCGCAGGCGAACCGGCTCGCACATCATCTGATCGCGCTCGGGGTGAAGCCGGATCAGCCGGTCGCGATCTGCCTTCAGCGCAGCCCGGCGATGGTGGTGGGGCTTTTGGCGATGCTCAAGGCAGGGGGCGCGTATCTGCCGCTCGATCCGGCCCATCCGCCCGCGCGGCTGCGGCAGGTTCTTGAGGATGCGGCGCCGCAATTGGTGCTGGCCGATGCGGCGGGGCGCGCCGCACTGGGCGATGTGGGCGTCGATGTGAGGGTGGTCGATCTCGCGACTGCGACACCGCCCTGGGCAAATCTGCCGGCGTCGAATCCGGATGCGCGCGCGCTCGGGCTGACCTCGCGCCATCTCACCTATGTGATCTACACCTCGGAATCATCAGCCACGCCCAAAGGCGTCGAAATGTCCCACGGCTCGCTTGTGAATTTGCTCTACTTCTCACAGCTTGGCGCGCCCAAACGACGCACACTTCAGTTCACGACCCTGAACTTCGACGTGTTGTTCCAGGAATTGTTCAGTTGCTGGAGGGACGGAGGGCTGCTCGTGCTCGTGCAGGAAGAGACCCGTGCGGACTTCTCCGCCTTACTGGAATTTGTGTGGGGGGAGGCGATCGAGCGGCTTTTCCTCCCATTCGTCGCGTTGAACCATTTTGCGGAGGTCTGGGGCGCTAAGGGAGTACTGCTGCCCTCTCTGAGGGAGATCTATACAGCGGGTGAGCAATTGCGGGTCACCCCAATGCTCAGGTCGTTCTTCGAATTGCACCCGAGGGCGAGATTGATCAATCAGTATGGGCCTACAGAAACCCACGTTGTTACGGAGCACCATCTCGCGGCTGACCCAGCATGTTGGCCCCAACTGCCTCCCATCGGCCGACCGATCGCGAACACGCGAGTTTACCTGCTTGATAGTCATGGTGAATCCGTTCCGTTTGGCGCTGTGGGGGAGCTTTACATTGGCGGCGCGGGGGTGGCACGTGGCTATTTGAACCGGCCCGAGCTGACGGCGGAGCGGTTTGTGGCCGATCCGTTCAGCGGCGAGGCGGGGGCGCGGATGTACCGGACCGGCGATCTGGCGCGCTATCTGCCGGACGGCGATCTGGAACTTTTGGGCCCGCAACGACGACCAGGTGAAGATCCGCGGCTTCGGGATCGAGCCCGGTGAGATCGTGGCGCGGCTCACGGAGCACCCGTCGGTGCGCGACGCGGTAGTGGTGGCGCAAGGAGAGGGCGCGGCCGAGAAGCGTCTTGTCGCCTATGTTGTTACGGCTGCCGAGCACGCCGGCGAAGCTGAGGGACCTGAACTTGCCGCCACGCTGCGCACGCACTTAAGTGCGTGCTTGCCGGAGTACATCGTGCCGCCTGCGTTTGTGCGCCTTGCGGCGCTGCCCCTGACGCCGAACGGCAAGCTCGATCGCAAGGCACTGCCGGCGCCGGAGGATGAGGCGTATGCAACGGGGCGGCCATGAGGTGCCGCAAGGCGAGATCGAGACCACGCTGGCGCAGCTCCGGGCGGAGCTTCTGGGTCTCGCGCGGGTCGGGCGGCACGACCAACTGTTCGCGCCACACACACACACACACAGGGCGGGCACTCGTATTGGCGGTGCGGCTTCTTAGTCGAGCGCTACATCGTGGGTTGAAGCTTAGCACCGCTGATCTCTTCCAGGCTCCCGTTTTGAAGGAACTTGCATGAAGATTGATTTGGAGCCACACCGCAATACAGCTCAACTGCTTTCCGTTCGTTCCACGGGATCGCAACCGCCGATCTTCTTTGTTCCGACAAGTCTGGGAGATTGTTCTTATGTCCTCATCTTGACAAACGAAATGGACATAGACTGTGCTGCCTGTGCTCTGCCCTGGCCGTCTTTCAATGAAGTTTGTCCACTAACTTTGAAGCGATAGCCGCGCAAGTCATCTTGATCAAAGAGATTCAGCCGAAGGGGCCATATCGCTCGCGGGATATTCCTCAGCGGCAATGGTGGCTTACGCAATTGCCGAGCGCGTAACAAACATCATTCATGGCTTTCATCGATGTTACGGTTACCTGCAAATCATTGAGCCTATCGGAAGCCAAAATAGTAATGGAAATGGTGTTGGAGCCTCTCGAGTGCTTAGATGGTTAGAGCTTGCTTCATGGCCAGCACGGCGACGGAGCTGCCATCAGGCAACGCATTGACTTGTTGCGATGCAACTGGCGCTCACAGGTGTCACAAAGAGAAATTTTGCATCCTTGTCGCAGTTTGCGTCTCGTCTCGTCGCAACTGGAAGTTTGCGATTGCTCAGACGGACGTCAAATTCAGCCGTTCGCCAGTTGGTCTTAGGCGAATGATCTGAGACAGTGTCGCAGATACGCGCGGCGGAGGAGCCACATCGCAACGTCGCATCGCAGAGGGGGCGGTCCAGTGGAGTCTTTCGAAGTCATCGATGTCTCGAGCCAGCACGATGAGGATCACTTTCCGACATCAAAAGCTGTAGATCACTGATCTGCACTTGACGACGCCAACTTCGAGCAATTCAGCGCCTCGTCACGTTGACTGTCAAGCGTGACCTAACCAGCACGGCGGTGTTGAGGCAATTCCAAGCCAAGTATGGCCCGATACTCTGGATTCATCGCGCGCTGCCGGGCGCGCGATCGCGGTGCTGCATTGTCCAGCTCGATTCGAGAATTCGGTCTAGCTGATCCGCGCGTTGATAAGTTCGGCGAGGATTGTCATATCGATCCTTGTCGGGGTCCATTTGTTTGGATTCCTGCGCAAGAGGCCAAAAATCGCTGAATTTCCGCGCCATCCGGGTGCTTGTTTCGCAATATAGCAGTGCCCTTTCGAATAGAAGATGTCGTCCAAGAACGGAGATTGCAAGTGAAGGTCGGTGTTCCCAAGGAAATCAAGACGCACGAATATCGCGTGGGCCTGACGCCGGGGGCCGTCCGCGAATATGTGGCGGCCGGCCACAAGGTGGCAGTCGAGACCGATGCCGGCGCCGGCATCGGCGCTACAGATGACAATTATCGCAGGGCCGGCGCAACGATTCTGGACTCCGCGCACGAGATCCTTGCATCGAGCGAGATGATCGTAAAGGTCAAGGAGCCCCAGCCGTCCGAATGGACCCAGCTGCGAGAGAATCATATCCTCTTCACTTATCTGCATCTGGCGCCGGACCCGGAGCAGGCTAAGGGCCTCATAAAGTCTGGCTGCACCGCGATCGCCTACGAGACCGTGACTGATGCACGTGGCGGCCTTCCGCTGCTTGCGCCGATGAGCGAGGTCGCGGGCAGGCTTGCGATCGAGGCGGCAGGTAGCGCTCTGAAGCGGTATACAGGCGGGCGGGGGCTGTTGATCGGTGGCGTGCCCGGTGTTCAGCCGGCCCGTATCGTGGTGATTGGAGGCGGCGTCGTCGGTACGCATGCGGCACGGATGGCGGCGGGCTTGGGTGCCGAGGTCACCATCATTGACCGCTCGATATCCCGGCTTCGCGAGCTGGATGAGCTATTCGAAGGGCGCGTTCGTACCAGGTTCTCGACAATAGACGCCGTGGAGGAAGAGGTATTTTCGGCGGACGTAGTCATTGGCGCGGTGCTCGTTCCCGGCGCGAGTGCGCCGAAACTTGTTAGCCGTGGCATGTTGAGCTCGATGCGCAAGGGCTCGGTGATCGTGGATGTAGCTATCGATCAGGGCGGCTGCTTTGAGACATCGCGTCCGACGACCCACGCTGATCCAACTTACGAGGTGGACGGCGTCATTCATTACTGCGTGGCCAATATGCCGGGAGCTGTCCCGCTGACCTCGAGCCAGGCCCTGAATAACGCCACGCTGCCATTTGGTTTGGCTCTGGCCAACAAGGGATTTTCCGCCGTGCTCGAAAATCCGCATCTGCGCGCAGGCCTCAATGTCCACCGAGGCCGGCTAACTTATAGGGCCGTGGCCGAGAGTCTCGGCCTGCCATTCTCACCGATCGAACAGGCTGCGGCCTGATCCCAGAGGCCCGTTGAGGGCGTTTCCTCCCTAACTTGGGCCACTCGTTCGGAGTGGCCCTCTTTTTAGGACTCTATCAATCTACTGCATTAGTGATACTCCATTCATCTGCGCGAACATGGCCATCTATCTCGGTC
This genomic window contains:
- the ald gene encoding alanine dehydrogenase; protein product: MKVGVPKEIKTHEYRVGLTPGAVREYVAAGHKVAVETDAGAGIGATDDNYRRAGATILDSAHEILASSEMIVKVKEPQPSEWTQLRENHILFTYLHLAPDPEQAKGLIKSGCTAIAYETVTDARGGLPLLAPMSEVAGRLAIEAAGSALKRYTGGRGLLIGGVPGVQPARIVVIGGGVVGTHAARMAAGLGAEVTIIDRSISRLRELDELFEGRVRTRFSTIDAVEEEVFSADVVIGAVLVPGASAPKLVSRGMLSSMRKGSVIVDVAIDQGGCFETSRPTTHADPTYEVDGVIHYCVANMPGAVPLTSSQALNNATLPFGLALANKGFSAVLENPHLRAGLNVHRGRLTYRAVAESLGLPFSPIEQAAA
- a CDS encoding formyltransferase family protein, whose protein sequence is MNADPVDWIFSVGNPFILPPDVFARVRQGAFNHQDGPLPRYAGAHSMSWARLAQETDYAIGWYRINDGVNRGELVVERQLSIAPTDTALTLNLKCHEAAVEGFRELLAGLTNGELHAGSQAPVDGSVSPRRRRPDAAGYLRWNRSAQDLSRITRALNYGRYHSNPLCLPKVHLGDDVVAVRRLKVSAGRCGLPAGSLVEIHRSNWRVATGTEDVDVWFGSSDGLTLNARTLARQSALNVGDRLPILSDEEA
- a CDS encoding AMP-binding enzyme: MKIRGFGIEPGEIVARLTEHPSVRDAVVVAQGEGAAEKRLVAYVVTAAEHAGEAEGPELAATLRTHLSACLPEYIVPPAFVRLAALPLTPNGKLDRKALPAPEDEAYATGRP
- a CDS encoding ABC transporter ATP-binding protein, with product MIVKDDKPPIAIGVVIPFVFRHWLKQPVRVAVVLVGFLGATVADLFMPVYSGHLVEALTSGPSDQAARQAAFVDFGGILALGLISIIFRLTGSLAIVPFTLTTMSDVAREAFMRVQRFSTDWHANSFAGSTVRKITRGMWALDLLNNTILMALLPSLAVLVGSMILLGLRWPVLGGVIGLGAVIYVAITMAFTIGYIASAARVSNTWDTKVGGTLADSLTCNAVVKSFGAEAREDARLNGVISRWRARLLRTWRRYNATGTVQLMMLLCFRASVIGGAILLWIDGRASPGDVTYVLTSYYIIHGYLRDVGMHINNLQHSVNDMEELVTIHGEPIGIVDAPDAKPIDIQGGRITFNDVTFLYVGHHAPLYDGLSIDIRAGERIGLVGRSGSGKTTFVKLVQRLYDVSGGRILIDGQDIARATQQSLRSQIAIVQQEPILFHRSLAENIAYGRPGASMAAIEQAARLANAHDFILRLPKGYGTLVGERGVKLSGGERQRVALARAFLADAPVLILDEATSSLDSESEGLIQQAMERLMKGRTSIVIAHRLSTVRSLDRILVFDRGEIVEQGTHAALTARPGGIYRGLFELQAIECGQISAAGQTKAWLAASPQP
- a CDS encoding amino acid adenylation domain-containing protein, yielding MLAPRENFWRQRLEQFKELQSPFLSSSETAAPPRWQSSSWLIPSALAELSPFDRTEYLLSAWLIYLARITGESELQLGWTPAPNGSRAGMRAVEVLVASVVPMQMTIDLGRDFAGVCRAVAAECADLREHDSFPRDLIARSPTLRGKEALQSRRPWPIGVTLTANSCSAAGDQDSSPSAETALSGDLLTFEVCALNGSFRWHFDASRLAPKQIDRMTQHLQNLLCAVIADAQQPVARVELLSSEERAYLLEELNRTAAPYPSERCIHELFEAQVRQAPDAMAVTYADEHLSYGELNAQANRLAHHLIALGVKPDQPVAICLQRSPAMVVGLLAMLKAGGAYLPLDPAHPPARLRQVLEDAAPQLVLADAAGRAALGDVGVDVRVVDLATATPPWANLPASNPDARALGLTSRHLTYVIYTSESSATPKGVEMSHGSLVNLLYFSQLGAPKRRTLQFTTLNFDVLFQELFSCWRDGGLLVLVQEETRADFSALLEFVWGEAIERLFLPFVALNHFAEVWGAKGVLLPSLREIYTAGEQLRVTPMLRSFFELHPRARLINQYGPTETHVVTEHHLAADPACWPQLPPIGRPIANTRVYLLDSHGESVPFGAVGELYIGGAGVARGYLNRPELTAERFVADPFSGEAGARMYRTGDLARYLPDGDLELLGPQRRPGEDPRLRDRAR